In a genomic window of Pedobacter sp. KBS0701:
- a CDS encoding UPF0758 domain-containing protein has translation MKKHNILMSESFSRGKRHYFLDYKIARNRSNFICFTRSDAQGDGTYSVERLRVFQEDFEVLIGSFSSLMTMAAHYGNGYESVQDMRLLNQQQEVRGIKGMEVALRPREKMLENGPAAMTDTELLAMLIGSGTPNESAIDLAYRILGSVEGNLQELSVLGFPGLCRFAGMGIAKSSSVMAAMELGRRLGRY, from the coding sequence ATGAAAAAACACAATATTTTGATGTCGGAGAGTTTCTCACGAGGAAAAAGGCATTACTTTTTGGATTATAAGATTGCCCGTAACAGGAGTAATTTTATCTGTTTTACCAGGAGTGATGCGCAAGGAGATGGTACTTACAGTGTGGAGCGCCTGCGTGTATTCCAGGAGGATTTTGAAGTGCTGATCGGAAGCTTTTCTTCTTTGATGACGATGGCCGCTCACTATGGGAATGGCTATGAATCCGTACAGGATATGCGCCTTTTGAACCAGCAGCAGGAGGTAAGAGGGATTAAAGGAATGGAGGTAGCGCTTCGGCCAAGAGAAAAAATGCTGGAGAATGGCCCGGCGGCAATGACTGATACCGAGCTGCTGGCCATGTTGATCGGTTCGGGTACACCCAATGAATCGGCAATTGATCTGGCTTACCGTATACTGGGGAGTGTAGAGGGAAACTTGCAGGAATTATCTGTTTTGGGTTTTCCCGGGCTTTGCCGCTTTGCAGGGATGGGGATTGCCAAATCAAGTTCGGTTATGGCGGCGATGGAACTGGGTAGACGTTTGGGGAGGTATTAG
- a CDS encoding 3-isopropylmalate dehydratase, protein MKQYITDDEGNLIEIDDLQAAIYQVADYIHYLHSDDAPEMHRFDQKRQAYWRDIFVKLNLLRDKKESGYDHN, encoded by the coding sequence ATGAAACAATACATCACGGACGACGAAGGGAATCTAATTGAAATAGATGACCTGCAGGCGGCTATTTACCAGGTGGCCGATTATATCCATTACCTGCACAGCGATGATGCGCCCGAGATGCACCGTTTTGATCAGAAACGGCAGGCCTACTGGCGCGATATTTTTGTCAAGTTGAACCTCTTAAGAGATAAAAAGGAATCGGGTTATGATCACAATTAA
- a CDS encoding DNA polymerase Y family protein, whose product MAKRYLSIWFPFLLTDWMAIRRPEWKERAMACAGASHGRIMVIATNQLANVQGIHNGMPLADSRAIVHELEVFDEKPGRKEKLLEGLARWAIRYTPLSSTDPDGILLDITGCCHLWGGEEAYLKHITSRLQSSGYCVKAAIADTVGTAWALSRYGKGAEIVAPHEQHFALLPLPPAALRIPGETTEKLHKLGLNRIERFIKMPRSTLRRRFGENLLIKIAQAIGEEPEAFSPIAIIQEFEERLACLEPIRTARAIEIAIEKLLDTLCLRLQAEGLGLRKAALKGYRIDGKTISTAIGTNRPSDDPKHLMKLFALHISGIAPGMGIELFTLSAEKTEKMERPQEKIWAGQAGLDSQPLAELLDRVAGKVGKNAIHRYLPQADYWPERAVKQAKDLSEDSGISFHNPLNRPIQLLPRPERIEVTAPIPDYPPMLFIYQGRRHSIKKADGPERLERAWWLEEGEHRDYYTVEDEKGNRYWLFRSGHYAAENSAWFIHGFFA is encoded by the coding sequence ATGGCAAAACGATACTTGAGTATATGGTTTCCGTTTCTGCTAACGGACTGGATGGCTATCCGCCGCCCGGAATGGAAAGAACGGGCAATGGCATGCGCAGGTGCCAGCCATGGGCGTATTATGGTCATCGCTACCAATCAACTGGCTAACGTCCAGGGCATCCATAACGGCATGCCACTTGCCGATTCGCGGGCGATTGTCCACGAGCTCGAAGTCTTTGATGAAAAACCGGGAAGAAAAGAAAAACTGCTGGAAGGCCTGGCCAGATGGGCCATCCGTTATACACCACTCTCTTCTACCGATCCGGACGGCATCCTGCTTGACATCACAGGCTGCTGCCACTTATGGGGCGGAGAAGAAGCCTACCTTAAGCACATCACCAGCAGACTCCAGTCATCAGGTTATTGCGTAAAAGCTGCAATCGCAGACACTGTTGGTACGGCATGGGCACTCTCCCGGTATGGAAAGGGAGCTGAAATCGTAGCACCGCATGAGCAGCATTTTGCTTTACTTCCCCTTCCGCCTGCTGCCCTGCGAATCCCCGGTGAAACCACCGAAAAACTGCACAAACTGGGCTTAAACAGGATCGAGCGCTTTATAAAGATGCCCCGCAGTACCTTAAGGAGAAGGTTTGGAGAAAACCTGCTCATCAAAATAGCGCAGGCCATAGGTGAGGAACCCGAAGCCTTCTCCCCAATTGCCATCATTCAGGAATTTGAAGAAAGACTGGCCTGCCTGGAGCCCATCCGCACAGCCAGGGCCATTGAAATCGCCATCGAGAAACTGCTCGATACACTTTGTTTAAGGCTCCAGGCAGAAGGCCTGGGCCTGAGAAAAGCAGCACTGAAAGGTTACCGTATAGATGGAAAAACAATATCAACTGCTATCGGCACCAACCGCCCGAGCGATGACCCAAAACACCTGATGAAACTCTTTGCCCTCCACATTTCCGGAATTGCACCCGGCATGGGCATCGAGCTTTTCACCCTAAGCGCCGAAAAGACCGAAAAAATGGAGCGCCCACAGGAAAAAATCTGGGCCGGCCAGGCTGGCCTGGACAGCCAGCCACTGGCAGAATTACTGGACCGCGTGGCTGGAAAAGTGGGTAAAAACGCCATCCACCGTTATCTACCCCAGGCAGACTACTGGCCGGAAAGGGCAGTTAAACAGGCTAAAGACCTCAGCGAGGACAGCGGAATCAGTTTCCATAACCCCTTGAACCGTCCCATACAACTGCTTCCCAGACCGGAACGGATCGAAGTTACCGCACCTATCCCCGATTATCCGCCCATGCTCTTTATCTACCAGGGCCGGCGCCACAGCATCAAAAAAGCAGACGGGCCGGAAAGACTTGAACGTGCCTGGTGGCTGGAAGAAGGGGAACACCGCGATTATTATACCGTGGAAGACGAAAAAGGGAACCGCTACTGGCTCTTCCGCTCAGGCCACTATGCCGCAGAAAACTCGGCCTGGTTCATCCATGGCTTTTTTGCCTAA
- a CDS encoding histone H1 yields the protein MKTFDSLKALVLGAEEDALKFYAKGNKSAGTRLRIAMQQAKILAQQIRVEVSTKKKNV from the coding sequence ATGAAAACATTTGATTCGTTAAAGGCGCTTGTTTTGGGAGCAGAAGAAGATGCCCTGAAATTTTATGCAAAAGGAAATAAGTCGGCAGGTACGAGGTTACGCATTGCTATGCAGCAGGCGAAGATACTTGCGCAGCAGATTCGTGTTGAAGTGAGTACGAAGAAAAAGAACGTTTAA
- a CDS encoding error-prone DNA polymerase: MEYTELQVTSNFSFLRGASHPEELVEEAARMGYKKMAITDHNTLAGIVRAHATARKLDLQIIPACRLNLTDGASLLAYPTDTESYGRLSALLSLGNLRTEKGSCELYKKDIFEHSKGIIFIAIPPDSLSEGFDFQTNFYADLQSYEDGLGENLYLAINRSYQGEDQKRMFRLSELSKKTGIPLVATNDVYYHSPERRELQDVLTCVREKCTIHNAGYLLFQNAERHLKPEEEMKRLFRQYPDALENAVKISQACTFSLDSLKYIYPEEITSEGRTPQEELEYLTMKGAHEIFGEHLPKKVTDNISHEMKFVEEMNYASYFLTVYDIVRFARSQHILCQGRGSAANSTICYCLGITSVDPTKFDLLFERFISSARNEPPDIDVDFEHERREEVIQYIYTKYGRDRAAIVATVTQQRQKGAIRDVGKVMGLSVDTINRLSSSIWEFTDEWFEGGKLTEQGLNPNDPLLRKVLSLTAQMMGFPRQLGQHTGGFVITRGKLTDLCPILNARMEDRTNIEWNKDDIDTLGFLKIDVLALGMLTCIRKGFDLAKMHYNLDLTMAKINEKEDPKVYEMISHADTLGVFQIESRAQMSMLPRLRPKCFYDLVIEVAIVRPGPIQGDMVHPYLRRRNEEEKVDYPSEELKDILHRTLGVPLFQEQAMKIAIVAAGFTPAEADELRRSMATFKAKGMVTKFEEKLISGMTGKGYTEDFAKRVFKQLEGFGSYGFPESHAASFALLVYVSCWLKCYYPDVFAAALLNSMPMGFYQPAQIVIDAKKHGVEIRPIDINYSNWDNRLEERSGKYHALRLGFRQIKGINAQDIEYLTNGRKKAYSHIHELMDAGLSLSALERLADADAFRSIGMDRRQALWEVSAMADRPVALFENQPSESSLEMQATLPLMSKGEHVIQDYASTSLSLKAHPVSFVREQLSLLRVLPTQDLAQGKDGQTVKVAGLVLVRQRPGTAKGVCFITIEDETGFTNLVVFENLFEKFRKEIIQARLLMVEGKLQIEGEVIHVIVKRCFDLTSLLRSIDREENKSFPAVTFSRSDERTAPYSGNKDVPDKDTPAASVIPGGRNFK; the protein is encoded by the coding sequence ATGGAATACACTGAACTCCAGGTCACCAGTAACTTCAGTTTCTTGCGCGGCGCCTCTCACCCCGAAGAGCTGGTGGAAGAGGCTGCCCGCATGGGTTATAAAAAAATGGCCATTACCGATCACAATACCCTTGCCGGGATCGTGCGTGCACACGCCACCGCCAGAAAACTTGATCTCCAGATCATACCTGCCTGCAGGTTGAACCTCACGGACGGTGCATCCCTGCTTGCCTACCCCACGGACACTGAAAGTTATGGCAGACTGTCTGCCCTGCTCAGCCTTGGCAACCTCCGCACCGAAAAAGGAAGCTGCGAACTTTATAAAAAAGATATATTTGAACATTCAAAAGGTATTATTTTCATCGCCATCCCCCCAGATAGCCTGTCCGAAGGCTTTGATTTCCAAACGAACTTTTATGCGGACCTTCAAAGCTATGAAGATGGACTCGGGGAAAACCTGTACCTGGCCATAAACAGAAGCTATCAGGGAGAAGACCAGAAAAGGATGTTCCGCCTTTCAGAACTCTCCAAAAAAACCGGTATTCCACTGGTCGCAACCAATGATGTCTATTACCACAGCCCCGAAAGACGTGAACTGCAGGATGTGCTGACCTGTGTAAGGGAAAAATGTACCATCCATAATGCAGGCTACCTGCTTTTCCAGAACGCCGAGCGGCACTTAAAACCCGAAGAGGAAATGAAAAGACTTTTCCGCCAATATCCCGATGCCCTGGAGAATGCGGTAAAAATCTCACAAGCCTGTACCTTCAGTTTGGATAGCCTGAAATACATCTACCCGGAAGAAATTACCTCGGAAGGAAGAACGCCGCAAGAGGAACTCGAATACCTGACGATGAAAGGCGCCCACGAAATTTTCGGTGAGCACCTGCCCAAAAAAGTAACCGATAACATCAGCCATGAGATGAAATTCGTGGAGGAAATGAACTATGCCTCCTATTTTCTCACCGTTTACGATATCGTCCGTTTTGCAAGGAGCCAGCATATCCTTTGCCAGGGCCGCGGCTCTGCTGCCAATTCCACGATCTGCTATTGTTTGGGCATCACCTCCGTTGACCCCACTAAATTTGACCTGCTCTTTGAACGTTTTATCTCTTCAGCCCGCAACGAACCGCCTGATATCGACGTAGACTTTGAACATGAACGCAGGGAAGAAGTGATCCAGTACATCTATACGAAATACGGGCGCGACCGCGCTGCCATTGTGGCCACCGTCACCCAGCAGCGGCAGAAAGGTGCCATACGGGATGTCGGTAAAGTGATGGGGCTATCGGTAGATACCATCAACCGTCTCTCTTCCTCCATCTGGGAGTTTACCGATGAATGGTTCGAAGGTGGAAAACTTACCGAACAGGGCCTTAATCCCAATGACCCGCTCCTTCGAAAGGTCCTCAGCCTTACCGCACAGATGATGGGCTTTCCAAGGCAGCTCGGCCAGCATACCGGAGGTTTTGTGATCACACGCGGCAAACTGACCGACCTCTGCCCCATCCTGAATGCCCGAATGGAAGACCGGACCAATATCGAATGGAACAAAGATGATATCGACACGTTAGGTTTCCTCAAGATCGATGTACTTGCCCTGGGTATGCTCACCTGCATCCGTAAAGGATTCGATCTGGCTAAAATGCATTATAACCTTGATCTGACCATGGCCAAAATCAACGAAAAAGAAGACCCAAAGGTTTATGAAATGATTAGTCATGCAGACACCCTGGGTGTATTCCAGATCGAAAGCCGTGCCCAGATGTCCATGCTGCCGCGCCTGAGGCCCAAATGTTTTTATGACCTGGTGATCGAAGTGGCCATTGTCCGTCCCGGGCCCATCCAGGGCGACATGGTCCATCCTTACTTAAGGCGGCGTAATGAAGAAGAAAAAGTGGATTATCCTTCAGAAGAGTTAAAAGATATCCTGCACCGAACATTAGGGGTCCCCCTCTTTCAGGAACAGGCCATGAAGATCGCCATTGTTGCCGCAGGCTTTACCCCGGCCGAGGCAGATGAGCTCCGCAGGAGCATGGCCACCTTTAAGGCCAAGGGCATGGTGACCAAGTTTGAAGAAAAACTGATCAGCGGCATGACCGGCAAAGGTTATACCGAAGACTTTGCCAAACGCGTATTCAAACAGCTCGAAGGATTTGGCAGTTACGGTTTCCCGGAAAGCCACGCAGCCAGTTTTGCCCTGTTGGTCTATGTTTCCTGCTGGCTCAAATGTTATTATCCCGATGTCTTTGCCGCTGCGCTGCTCAACAGTATGCCCATGGGTTTTTACCAGCCAGCACAGATCGTTATCGACGCCAAAAAACATGGTGTGGAAATCAGGCCTATTGATATCAATTACTCCAACTGGGATAACCGGCTGGAAGAAAGGTCCGGGAAATATCATGCACTCCGTTTAGGTTTCAGGCAGATCAAGGGCATCAATGCACAAGATATCGAATACCTGACCAATGGCAGAAAAAAAGCATACAGTCATATCCACGAACTGATGGATGCCGGGCTCAGCCTGTCTGCACTCGAACGGCTTGCCGATGCCGATGCTTTCCGTTCCATAGGAATGGACCGAAGACAGGCCCTTTGGGAAGTATCCGCCATGGCCGACCGACCAGTGGCCCTTTTTGAAAACCAGCCTTCAGAAAGCAGCCTGGAAATGCAGGCCACCCTGCCCCTGATGAGCAAAGGCGAGCATGTGATCCAGGACTATGCCTCAACATCCCTATCACTAAAAGCACATCCGGTCAGCTTTGTGCGTGAACAGTTAAGCCTCCTCCGCGTTTTGCCAACCCAGGACCTTGCCCAGGGAAAAGATGGACAAACCGTCAAAGTAGCAGGTCTCGTCCTGGTCCGCCAGCGACCGGGTACAGCCAAAGGCGTATGTTTTATCACCATTGAGGATGAAACTGGATTTACCAACCTGGTCGTATTTGAAAACCTGTTCGAAAAATTCCGAAAAGAAATCATCCAGGCACGGCTGCTTATGGTTGAAGGAAAGCTACAGATAGAAGGCGAAGTGATCCATGTGATCGTCAAACGCTGCTTTGATCTCACCAGCCTCCTGCGATCAATAGACAGGGAGGAAAACAAAAGTTTCCCTGCAGTCACTTTCTCCAGATCTGATGAAAGGACCGCACCCTACTCCGGCAACAAAGATGTACCAGATAAAGACACCCCAGCAGCTTCAGTTATTCCGGGAGGCAGGAATTTTAAATAA
- a CDS encoding response regulator transcription factor, with translation MAKRIYVLEDDKEISEIVQMVLEMEGYQVSCFADVSRFNAGKAGGVPDLYLLDIMLPDGNGLEVRAALTNDPITAHIPVLIMSAHTNVAEVSNWPGEKHFIAKPFDIYKLTEKIAMLLKG, from the coding sequence ATGGCGAAAAGAATATACGTCCTGGAGGATGATAAGGAAATTAGTGAAATTGTTCAAATGGTGCTCGAAATGGAAGGTTACCAGGTAAGCTGCTTCGCCGATGTGAGCAGATTTAATGCAGGGAAAGCAGGCGGGGTACCAGATCTTTACTTGCTGGATATTATGTTACCCGATGGCAATGGCCTTGAAGTTAGGGCTGCATTAACTAACGACCCCATAACCGCACACATTCCTGTTTTGATCATGAGCGCCCATACCAATGTTGCTGAAGTCTCAAACTGGCCCGGCGAAAAGCATTTTATCGCAAAACCCTTCGATATCTACAAGCTCACTGAAAAAATAGCAATGCTGCTTAAAGGCTAA
- a CDS encoding DUF3560 domain-containing protein: MKHNFNERRDRRLAYAKSQVVKNEQKSDQLYNAAKDMASVIPMGQPILIGHHSEKRDRRYREKIHDTMGRAVDKQKKAAYYAEKAETIASNDSIFSDDPGALTKLKEKLARLQALQDFMKSANRCLRKQDKAAFLLLPSATAEIWAQLNDTSRGGYVGFPSYSLTNNNAKIKTVESRIKMLEAIEARAEFDQQIGSVRVWENKAAGRLQMIFEGKPNEEIRKELKRHGFRWSGSQGAWQRHISVNALYWAKLIAAKVN, encoded by the coding sequence ATGAAACACAATTTTAATGAGCGCAGGGATCGCCGCTTAGCTTATGCGAAATCCCAAGTGGTAAAAAATGAGCAGAAATCTGACCAGCTTTATAATGCAGCCAAAGATATGGCTTCGGTTATTCCGATGGGGCAGCCGATTTTAATTGGTCACCATAGCGAAAAACGGGACCGCAGGTACAGGGAGAAAATACATGATACCATGGGGCGTGCTGTGGATAAACAGAAGAAAGCGGCTTATTATGCGGAAAAGGCAGAAACTATTGCCTCAAATGATTCGATTTTTTCCGATGATCCCGGGGCTTTAACAAAGTTAAAGGAGAAACTTGCCCGGCTGCAAGCCCTGCAAGATTTTATGAAATCTGCAAACAGGTGTCTGAGGAAACAGGATAAGGCAGCTTTTTTACTGTTGCCATCGGCGACCGCTGAAATCTGGGCGCAGCTGAATGATACCAGCCGTGGCGGTTATGTTGGTTTTCCTTCTTATAGTTTGACCAATAACAATGCAAAGATCAAAACGGTAGAAAGCAGGATAAAAATGCTCGAAGCAATTGAGGCAAGGGCGGAATTTGATCAGCAGATTGGCAGCGTTCGGGTATGGGAGAACAAGGCGGCAGGTAGGCTGCAAATGATTTTTGAGGGTAAACCGAATGAAGAAATCCGTAAGGAGTTAAAACGCCACGGTTTTCGCTGGAGCGGTTCGCAGGGGGCTTGGCAGCGCCATATTTCCGTTAATGCCCTCTATTGGGCGAAGCTGATCGCAGCGAAAGTAAATTAA
- a CDS encoding recombinase family protein: MVLTGQGNFILGEEENKILAAVAYARFNRYGDPHELDQQAERICDYCQENGIELRVVLSEEAERSMSCQILEGIVQNSGGKLDMVVVAEMCNLSRDVGWLLLKQAEFETQYGVTIVSAKGSQLSLDKHGGMTMA; encoded by the coding sequence GTGGTGTTGACTGGTCAGGGGAATTTCATACTGGGGGAAGAGGAGAATAAAATACTGGCCGCTGTTGCCTACGCCAGGTTTAATCGCTACGGGGATCCCCACGAGCTTGATCAGCAGGCTGAACGTATATGTGATTATTGCCAGGAAAATGGTATCGAGCTCAGGGTTGTACTGTCTGAAGAAGCTGAAAGGAGCATGTCCTGCCAGATTTTAGAGGGTATAGTACAAAATTCAGGTGGGAAACTGGATATGGTGGTTGTGGCAGAGATGTGCAATCTTTCCAGGGATGTAGGTTGGCTATTGTTAAAGCAGGCAGAATTTGAGACCCAATATGGAGTAACTATTGTATCGGCTAAGGGAAGCCAACTGAGTCTGGATAAACATGGCGGAATGACTATGGCCTAA
- a CDS encoding alpha-ketoglutarate-dependent dioxygenase AlkB, which translates to MEQLSFFKESGQTPGLPKEVLEYVPGFIDVEEADVLLSSFISTTPWTQKIVKIYDKEIITPRLSAWYGDPEGTDYNALGKSTPLPWTAELLKLKASVEATAGISFNSVLLNYYRDGQDSVAWHSDNETVMGSHPVIASVSFGQVRGFDIRRKTDHAEKYTVRLEHGSLLLMKGDLQTKWDHRIAKSTRPMGPRVNLTFRKIIGT; encoded by the coding sequence ATGGAACAGCTGAGTTTTTTTAAGGAATCAGGCCAGACACCAGGGCTGCCAAAAGAGGTGCTGGAGTATGTGCCGGGATTTATTGATGTTGAAGAGGCAGATGTTCTGCTTTCATCTTTTATTTCAACCACGCCCTGGACGCAGAAGATAGTGAAGATTTATGATAAAGAAATCATTACCCCGAGGCTTTCTGCATGGTACGGGGATCCTGAGGGAACGGATTATAATGCCCTAGGGAAATCCACACCTTTGCCATGGACAGCTGAACTTTTGAAACTGAAAGCTTCGGTAGAAGCAACAGCAGGGATCAGCTTTAATAGTGTGCTGCTTAATTATTACCGGGATGGACAGGATTCGGTTGCCTGGCATAGTGACAACGAAACGGTGATGGGTTCACACCCCGTTATCGCATCTGTGTCTTTTGGACAGGTAAGGGGCTTTGATATCCGCCGGAAAACTGATCACGCTGAAAAATATACCGTCAGGCTTGAACATGGTTCGCTGCTCCTGATGAAAGGAGACCTGCAGACCAAATGGGACCATAGGATTGCAAAATCAACAAGACCGATGGGGCCAAGGGTCAATCTGACATTTAGAAAAATCATTGGGACTTAA
- a CDS encoding ImuA family protein, whose protein sequence is MEQAAKKQVIQGLREQILSMQGYKTISRSPQHISCLELLAAAFPGHSFPLQGIHEFISVSREETAASSGFISGILSALMKDGRPCIWISASRKFFPPAAKRFSLPASSIIFIDLQNEKELLWVTEEALKCEGLAAVVSEIPDLNFATSRRFQLVIEKSKVTALFLRENPRICSNTTCLARWKISPLPSILPEGMPGVGQPSWKAELLKVRNGEGGTFEVRWSGSAFERLKKENTRILPIQELQAG, encoded by the coding sequence ATGGAACAGGCAGCAAAAAAACAGGTCATTCAGGGATTAAGGGAGCAGATCCTTTCCATGCAGGGTTATAAGACCATATCCAGAAGTCCACAGCATATCTCCTGTCTTGAACTTTTGGCCGCTGCTTTTCCAGGTCACAGCTTTCCCCTGCAAGGCATCCATGAATTCATATCCGTAAGCAGGGAAGAAACAGCTGCCAGCAGTGGCTTTATCAGCGGGATACTGTCCGCACTGATGAAGGACGGCAGACCCTGCATCTGGATCAGTGCCTCCAGAAAATTCTTCCCGCCGGCAGCCAAAAGATTTTCACTACCAGCCTCCTCCATCATCTTCATCGACCTGCAAAATGAAAAAGAACTCTTATGGGTAACCGAAGAAGCCCTTAAATGCGAAGGGCTCGCTGCCGTGGTCTCCGAAATCCCGGACTTGAATTTTGCCACGTCCAGAAGGTTTCAGCTGGTCATCGAAAAAAGCAAAGTCACTGCCCTGTTCCTAAGAGAAAACCCGAGGATATGCTCCAACACCACCTGTTTAGCCCGATGGAAGATCAGTCCATTGCCCAGCATACTGCCTGAAGGCATGCCCGGTGTTGGCCAGCCCAGCTGGAAAGCAGAACTGTTAAAAGTGCGTAACGGCGAGGGCGGCACCTTTGAGGTACGCTGGTCCGGCAGCGCGTTCGAACGCTTGAAAAAAGAAAACACTAGGATTTTACCTATCCAAGAACTGCAGGCAGGATAA
- a CDS encoding histone H1, whose protein sequence is MDKFKQVQEVIASVEADVTKFYDGGNGAAGTRVRKAMQDLKNLAQEIRAEVTEKKNSAK, encoded by the coding sequence ATGGACAAATTCAAACAGGTACAGGAAGTGATCGCTTCAGTAGAGGCTGATGTGACGAAATTTTATGATGGTGGAAATGGGGCAGCCGGTACACGTGTACGTAAAGCAATGCAGGACCTTAAAAACCTTGCCCAGGAGATCAGGGCGGAGGTGACTGAGAAAAAGAACAGCGCAAAATAA
- a CDS encoding ATP-binding protein, whose protein sequence is MNTYKHAIDNLFPDDDDQRVAALGRYQVFNDEPEPVFDRICELACNMFNVPIAHISFLDEESELVKSSMGLGEQVIRVDRSMSLCAITVLNGSSTVIPNALLDERLAGHPYVYGEFGLRAYAGAPIISNDGYIVGTMCLVSHEVRDFTGHEVSLLEGLARIVAEQLELRLENLEHNNRQKFIQDRLMASEARLRCILDTMADGVCIVDENGTTTYINQMAGQIFGVNLLQMQNRSYNDPLWINLRLDGSVLPIDEHPMYTMLKTAAPVYDREIGVARPEKDTFYISVNAVPLFSDQNELSGGVCTFIDVTARRKLMKEKDDFISIASHELKTPITSLGASLQLIKKMKDNLSPMVPKLIELANESMERLNSLVGNLLDANNINIGALRLNSKAFSIYEMIDACCRQLRIAGEYRLMITGDCSLRMYADQERISQVVINLINNAVKYAPESKVIEINISTQDGMAKISVADQGEGIDIEKIPYLFDRYYRADYKSLHYSGLGLGLYISADIIRRHGGEIGVESVPGQGACFWFTAPLSDQ, encoded by the coding sequence GTGAACACTTACAAGCACGCTATAGACAACCTTTTCCCTGATGATGACGACCAGCGGGTTGCAGCATTGGGGCGATACCAGGTTTTTAACGATGAACCTGAACCGGTATTCGATAGAATTTGCGAACTGGCCTGTAATATGTTTAATGTTCCGATTGCTCACATATCATTCCTGGATGAGGAGAGTGAGCTGGTTAAATCCAGTATGGGGCTGGGTGAACAGGTTATCAGAGTTGACCGATCGATGAGCCTTTGTGCCATCACGGTATTAAATGGCAGTTCGACCGTTATTCCCAATGCCCTGTTGGATGAAAGGCTTGCGGGGCACCCTTATGTTTACGGAGAATTTGGGCTTAGGGCTTATGCCGGCGCGCCTATTATAAGTAACGACGGCTATATCGTCGGAACGATGTGCCTGGTTAGCCATGAGGTACGCGATTTTACAGGGCATGAGGTAAGTTTGCTGGAAGGATTGGCGAGAATTGTTGCCGAGCAGCTGGAACTTAGACTGGAAAACCTGGAACACAATAATCGGCAAAAGTTTATCCAGGATAGGCTCATGGCCAGCGAAGCCCGCCTGCGTTGTATTTTGGATACCATGGCCGACGGGGTATGCATTGTTGATGAAAACGGGACCACCACCTACATCAACCAGATGGCCGGGCAGATTTTCGGCGTAAATCTGTTGCAAATGCAAAACCGATCATATAATGACCCGCTTTGGATAAATCTTCGCCTTGACGGATCAGTGCTCCCCATTGATGAGCACCCCATGTACACTATGCTTAAAACAGCTGCACCGGTTTACGACCGGGAAATTGGCGTCGCCAGACCTGAAAAGGATACTTTTTACATTTCGGTTAACGCCGTACCTTTGTTCAGCGACCAGAATGAACTTTCAGGCGGGGTCTGCACCTTTATTGATGTGACCGCGAGGCGGAAACTCATGAAGGAAAAAGACGATTTCATCAGTATCGCCAGCCATGAACTAAAAACACCTATTACAAGCCTGGGCGCATCGCTGCAATTAATAAAAAAAATGAAAGACAATCTTTCGCCAATGGTCCCCAAGCTTATCGAGTTGGCAAATGAAAGTATGGAGCGGCTCAATAGTCTGGTCGGAAATCTGCTCGACGCGAACAATATCAATATTGGAGCACTAAGACTGAACAGCAAGGCTTTCAGTATTTATGAAATGATTGATGCATGCTGCAGGCAATTGCGGATAGCTGGCGAGTACCGGCTGATGATAACTGGTGATTGCAGCCTGCGGATGTATGCCGACCAGGAAAGGATAAGCCAGGTGGTGATTAACCTCATCAACAATGCTGTTAAATATGCGCCAGAGTCTAAGGTTATCGAAATCAATATTTCTACGCAGGATGGAATGGCAAAGATTTCTGTGGCGGACCAGGGAGAGGGCATCGACATTGAAAAGATACCCTATCTTTTTGACCGGTATTACCGCGCAGATTACAAAAGCCTTCACTATTCCGGCCTGGGACTGGGCTTATACATCAGTGCAGACATTATACGAAGACATGGGGGCGAAATCGGTGTGGAATCGGTACCGGGCCAGGGCGCCTGCTTTTGGTTCACTGCTCCTTTATCCGATCAATAA